From a single Dehalococcoidia bacterium genomic region:
- a CDS encoding VIT1/CCC1 transporter family protein — protein MPDSEGGWGSAILDGGLLGGGNLRAAVLGANDGLVSNFSLVMGVAGGSGDPTIVLLAGIAGLLAGAFSMAAGEWISVSSQADVYRNLIRRAFAAFQDAPTRHERALVDIYRSKGLTQDEALVVARRIKADPDVALETMAREELGLDPNSLGSPTGAAASSFVAFSIGAIIPIVPYLLELGSMTLPLSTLLSAVALLIVGALVAAGSGRNIAWGGMRMLIAGGAAAAVTYGVGSLIGIALVG, from the coding sequence ATGCCTGATTCAGAAGGAGGCTGGGGTTCTGCGATTCTGGACGGAGGCCTTCTGGGAGGAGGTAACCTCAGGGCAGCAGTTCTAGGCGCCAACGACGGTCTCGTATCCAACTTCAGCCTCGTAATGGGCGTTGCTGGCGGGTCCGGCGACCCAACGATCGTACTCCTCGCCGGTATCGCGGGGCTGCTCGCGGGAGCGTTCTCGATGGCAGCCGGCGAGTGGATATCAGTAAGCAGCCAGGCCGACGTCTACAGGAATCTCATCCGGAGAGCCTTTGCGGCCTTTCAAGATGCTCCTACCAGGCACGAACGCGCTCTTGTTGACATCTATCGGTCCAAGGGACTGACTCAGGATGAAGCCCTGGTCGTGGCTCGTCGTATCAAGGCCGACCCTGACGTGGCCCTCGAGACTATGGCCCGCGAGGAATTGGGACTCGACCCCAATTCGCTCGGGTCTCCGACTGGTGCCGCTGCGAGCTCGTTCGTGGCATTCTCCATCGGGGCGATCATTCCGATTGTTCCTTACCTATTGGAACTCGGGTCGATGACGCTTCCTTTGAGTACGTTGCTGAGCGCTGTCGCTCTCCTGATTGTCGGCGCGCTAGTGGCGGCCGGTTCGGGACGGAACATCGCCTGGGGCGGTATGCGAATGCTCATAGCGGGAGGAGCCGCCGCCGCAGTCACCTATGGGGTTGGGTCGTTGATAGGGATCGCACTGGTCGGTTGA
- a CDS encoding DMT family transporter: MVLPSVLFGLAFATGIGVADVISAGLTRTLGVLRTVFLLQAFGVVGMLVFALFTSQLESISANDLLLMAGLTVLVVFFYLGFYKALQLGPIALVGPIVAAHSPVVVVLAVIFLGERISEWQIAAIVAVVFGVVMASVDVPALRSGRKVVGLGVGLAIGVSIAAGFWQFAIAAVSKEMGWFAPVFLTRVFMVCILIPVVVIRREQPWVGLNRKLAAAIIVVAALETLSLLAFTRGSEIGIVSIVAAASTAYPVIPIIGGIVLFKERLSPIQFGGLFVVSLGLLGLTLLP, from the coding sequence ATGGTCCTTCCGAGCGTCCTATTTGGGCTCGCCTTTGCCACAGGCATCGGTGTCGCCGACGTCATATCTGCTGGGCTGACCCGCACGCTGGGGGTACTGCGCACGGTCTTCCTGCTGCAGGCGTTCGGAGTCGTGGGGATGCTCGTGTTCGCTCTGTTCACGAGTCAGCTTGAGTCCATCAGCGCGAACGATCTCCTTCTGATGGCTGGGCTCACCGTACTCGTCGTGTTCTTCTACCTGGGATTCTACAAAGCCCTTCAGCTTGGCCCTATCGCACTTGTGGGGCCAATAGTGGCTGCTCACAGCCCCGTAGTCGTTGTGCTGGCTGTGATATTCCTCGGAGAAAGAATCAGCGAGTGGCAGATCGCGGCAATTGTAGCGGTTGTCTTCGGGGTGGTGATGGCATCCGTTGACGTCCCGGCGCTGAGGTCTGGTCGGAAGGTAGTCGGGCTTGGCGTCGGCCTCGCAATCGGGGTCAGCATTGCAGCCGGCTTCTGGCAGTTCGCCATTGCCGCGGTCTCGAAGGAGATGGGATGGTTCGCTCCCGTCTTCCTCACGAGGGTGTTTATGGTATGTATTCTGATACCGGTCGTGGTCATCAGACGGGAACAGCCGTGGGTCGGGCTGAACAGGAAGCTTGCAGCAGCAATCATTGTGGTGGCAGCACTTGAAACGCTCTCGCTTCTGGCATTCACACGTGGATCTGAAATCGGAATCGTCTCGATTGTTGCTGCTGCGTCCACGGCCTACCCGGTGATCCCGATCATCGGAGGGATCGTCCTGTTCAAAGAGCGCCTAAGCCCTATACAGTTCGGTGGACTGTTCGTAGTGTCACTGGGGCTGCTGGGCTTGACCCTGCTACCATAG
- a CDS encoding SDR family NAD(P)-dependent oxidoreductase has protein sequence MGLNDNVCIITGGGSGIGRATGLMMAEEGAVVVAVGRTASKVEAVRDEIAAAGGVAEAYGVDVGDNDAVASMVNEVLGKYGKVDVLVNNAGHSSPRRMLLTTTPDDLRSVYDSNLVGSVFCTQAVVPSMVDAGEGTIINVSSMAGVSASPLAGMSYSAAKAAVINFTAFINAEYRNTGIRASVVIPGEVDTPILDGRPVVPDSDARSSMVTAEDTAEAITLIARLPQRAAIPELIIRPTWLRDTSGEVNIA, from the coding sequence ATGGGATTGAACGACAACGTTTGCATCATCACAGGTGGTGGTAGCGGGATCGGCCGGGCCACCGGACTCATGATGGCCGAGGAAGGCGCAGTCGTGGTTGCGGTCGGACGCACCGCGTCTAAGGTCGAGGCTGTCCGAGACGAGATAGCAGCGGCTGGTGGTGTAGCCGAAGCCTACGGAGTTGATGTCGGCGACAATGACGCCGTGGCGTCGATGGTCAACGAGGTCCTCGGCAAATATGGCAAGGTGGACGTGCTAGTCAACAACGCAGGCCATAGCTCGCCGCGCAGGATGCTTCTGACAACAACCCCGGACGATCTTCGAAGCGTGTACGACAGCAATCTCGTTGGATCGGTATTCTGCACTCAGGCCGTCGTGCCTTCCATGGTCGACGCCGGTGAGGGAACGATCATAAATGTCTCTTCGATGGCTGGAGTAAGCGCAAGCCCCCTGGCGGGTATGAGCTACAGCGCAGCCAAGGCTGCCGTTATCAACTTCACCGCCTTCATAAATGCCGAGTACCGTAACACGGGCATCCGTGCCAGTGTTGTCATTCCGGGAGAGGTGGATACGCCGATTCTGGACGGCCGTCCGGTCGTTCCAGACTCCGATGCCCGCTCCTCGATGGTCACGGCAGAGGACACCGCGGAGGCGATTACGCTGATTGCGCGCCTTCCTCAGCGAGCGGCGATACCTGAGCTAATTATTCGGCCCACGTGGCTCAGGGACACCAGCGGCGAGGTCAACATCGCCTGA
- a CDS encoding ACT domain-containing protein produces the protein MDRIIIMAKSEVGVIADITAALADASVNILTINTENTGETGLVIMTTEDNDAALSALTAAGFRAVIDDILVVRLRDEPGALAKIAERFKNAGVNIQSLHILDRHGDYATVALSADDREAAEALVGKEALV, from the coding sequence TTGGACCGAATAATTATCATGGCGAAAAGCGAGGTCGGAGTGATCGCAGACATAACTGCGGCACTGGCCGACGCTAGCGTAAACATCCTGACAATCAACACCGAGAACACGGGCGAGACCGGCCTTGTCATCATGACTACAGAGGATAACGACGCCGCACTCAGCGCCCTCACGGCCGCAGGCTTCCGTGCCGTGATAGACGACATACTCGTTGTCCGACTAAGGGACGAGCCCGGAGCTCTGGCCAAAATAGCTGAAAGGTTCAAGAACGCCGGCGTGAACATCCAGAGCCTGCACATCCTGGACAGGCACGGGGATTATGCTACGGTCGCACTCTCAGCCGATGATCGCGAGGCGGCAGAAGCCTTGGTTGGCAAAGAAGCGCTGGTCTAG
- a CDS encoding histidine decarboxylase produces the protein MSADSLDGISLEAQERLATLLEDFEVKSQTAMGYPVNLDYDYSDLLPFLKYSANNVGDPFHDSNFASNTHEIEREVVGTFADMMRLPRDDAWGYVTSGGTEGNMYGLYMGRETYPDGVVYFSQDTHYSVVKILRLLKARNIMIKSQPNGQIDYADLYETVRINRDVPVIMMANIGTTMKGAIDDVDKVRDILDDLAVSNSYIHADPALSGMILPFVEEPQPYGFDRGFDSVAVSGHKMIGSPLPCGVALTRKEYVSRIARSIEYVGVLDTTLTGSRSAFAPLLIWYAFQRHGLYGFKEIVTNSLQQAEYAVQRFNEVGIPAWRNKNSVTVVFPRPSAEVIRKWQIAPYEDIAHIITMPNVTRESIDALFDEVLNS, from the coding sequence ATGTCTGCTGATTCACTGGATGGAATCAGCCTGGAGGCTCAGGAACGTCTGGCGACGCTTCTAGAAGACTTCGAGGTCAAGAGCCAGACGGCGATGGGGTATCCGGTCAATCTTGACTATGACTACTCAGACCTGTTGCCTTTCCTCAAGTACTCTGCCAACAACGTGGGCGACCCTTTTCACGACAGCAACTTCGCCAGCAACACTCATGAGATCGAGCGGGAAGTTGTCGGTACCTTCGCCGATATGATGCGGCTTCCTCGCGACGATGCCTGGGGCTACGTTACTTCCGGTGGCACTGAGGGAAACATGTACGGCCTGTACATGGGGCGCGAGACCTATCCCGACGGCGTAGTGTACTTCTCCCAGGATACGCACTACAGCGTGGTGAAGATCCTGCGACTCTTGAAGGCTCGCAACATCATGATCAAGAGCCAGCCGAACGGGCAAATAGACTACGCCGACCTTTACGAAACAGTCAGGATAAATCGGGATGTCCCCGTCATAATGATGGCCAACATTGGAACGACCATGAAGGGCGCGATAGACGACGTAGACAAGGTGAGAGACATACTGGACGACCTGGCAGTGTCCAACTCCTACATCCACGCGGATCCTGCGCTCAGCGGTATGATCCTGCCGTTCGTAGAAGAACCTCAGCCATACGGCTTCGACAGGGGCTTCGATAGCGTCGCCGTCAGCGGCCACAAGATGATCGGATCTCCCCTGCCTTGCGGCGTCGCACTTACACGCAAGGAATACGTGTCTCGTATCGCAAGGTCGATAGAATACGTGGGGGTCCTGGATACGACTCTCACAGGATCGCGGAGTGCGTTCGCTCCATTGTTGATCTGGTACGCATTCCAACGCCACGGTCTGTATGGCTTCAAGGAGATTGTCACGAACAGTCTCCAGCAAGCCGAGTATGCGGTGCAGAGATTCAATGAGGTTGGCATCCCCGCGTGGAGGAACAAGAACTCGGTGACTGTCGTTTTCCCTCGGCCATCCGCAGAGGTGATCCGGAAATGGCAGATCGCGCCCTACGAGGACATAGCGCACATCATCACGATGCCCAATGTCACTCGTGAATCGATAGACGCGCTGTTTGATGAAGTGCTTAACAGCTAG
- a CDS encoding Ldh family oxidoreductase yields MPTVDADRLTTIAAELLKGSGASEEEAEIISRHSVGANLAGHDSHGIIQIPTYIDRVKRGHIVPGADFDILKDTPTTTVVDGHWGFGYFVSERLMEMTIEKARQGGVAAATVFRQSHVGRVADYPIMAAKQGMIGMMTADSGRSSKSVVPFGGREPRLGTNPICIAMPSNLEGTMFIDMATSAVAAGKLGVAVARGSSVPEGWLLNKDGNPSTDPNDLRNGGAVLPLGGPEGHKGYGLSVMVEILSGILTGLGFGHDPSGRHNDGCFMAVFDVGAFRDTEEFKAEVTEFARYLKSSEPAAGFTEVFYPGELEHKREQQLLAEGIFVEDATWERLRDLANEYGVAEQLGLS; encoded by the coding sequence ATGCCGACAGTCGATGCTGACCGATTGACAACCATAGCGGCCGAACTGCTCAAGGGCAGCGGGGCGAGTGAAGAGGAAGCCGAGATCATATCCCGCCACTCGGTCGGCGCGAACCTTGCGGGTCACGACTCTCATGGGATTATCCAGATACCAACGTACATCGACAGGGTCAAGAGAGGGCATATAGTCCCCGGAGCGGACTTCGATATCCTCAAGGACACCCCAACCACAACCGTGGTCGATGGCCACTGGGGATTCGGGTACTTCGTGTCAGAGCGCCTCATGGAGATGACTATCGAAAAGGCGCGACAGGGTGGTGTGGCAGCCGCGACGGTATTCAGGCAAAGCCACGTCGGACGAGTTGCAGACTACCCAATCATGGCTGCAAAGCAGGGCATGATCGGAATGATGACGGCCGACTCCGGGCGCTCATCGAAGTCGGTCGTACCGTTCGGCGGGAGAGAGCCACGTCTCGGCACCAACCCGATCTGCATTGCGATGCCATCGAATCTCGAAGGCACTATGTTCATCGACATGGCGACCAGCGCTGTCGCGGCCGGCAAGCTCGGAGTGGCCGTTGCCAGAGGGTCGTCTGTGCCGGAGGGTTGGCTCCTCAACAAAGACGGTAACCCATCAACCGATCCCAACGACCTACGCAACGGTGGAGCTGTGCTGCCACTGGGCGGACCAGAAGGTCACAAGGGTTACGGGCTGTCCGTGATGGTGGAGATCCTGTCGGGAATCCTTACGGGGCTCGGCTTCGGGCACGACCCGTCAGGTCGTCACAACGATGGATGCTTCATGGCCGTATTCGACGTCGGGGCGTTCAGGGACACCGAGGAGTTCAAGGCCGAGGTAACTGAGTTTGCGCGTTACCTGAAGAGCTCTGAGCCGGCAGCCGGTTTCACAGAGGTCTTCTATCCCGGTGAACTCGAGCACAAACGCGAACAGCAACTCCTTGCTGAAGGCATTTTCGTAGAGGATGCGACCTGGGAACGCCTGCGAGACCTGGCGAATGAATACGGCGTGGCTGAACAATTGGGGCTGAGCTAG
- a CDS encoding amidohydrolase family protein produces MARGDRGTEVGRHPEDEDLPQGHADVHVHRDRGQVRTLQRLPSVHGRFSQSARVGRVDARIPGAGGGCCQRRMVGIHGRSVRHRLVLVSRSTSDRPYVEHVREQFATDRLMFGSDWPVCLQASSHQRMFDATIRAIGPFTIKERSNFLGGNATRFYRL; encoded by the coding sequence GTGGCCCGAGGTGATCGAGGGACTGAGGTCGGTCGGCATCCTGAAGATGAAGATCTTCCTCAAGGGCACGCGGATGTTCATGTACATCGAGACAGAGGACAAGTTCGAACCCTCCAGAGACTTCCAAGCGTACACGGACGCTTCTCCCAGAGCGCGCGAGTGGGACGAGTTGATGCGCGGATTCCAGGTGCAGGTGGAGGGTGCTGCCAAAGGCGAATGGTGGGCATCCATGGAAGAAGCGTTCGACATCGACTGGTTCTAGTCTCGCGATCGACGTCGGACAGACCATACGTCGAACATGTAAGAGAGCAGTTCGCTACGGACAGATTGATGTTTGGAAGCGACTGGCCGGTCTGTCTCCAGGCTTCTTCACATCAACGAATGTTTGATGCAACAATACGGGCCATTGGTCCTTTTACCATCAAAGAGCGAAGCAATTTCCTTGGCGGCAACGCCACGCGATTCTACAGGCTCTAG
- a CDS encoding aldo/keto reductase: protein MGGLFTPVGAQAAVDSVRRGYELGIRFFDTAPLYGRGKSERFYGEGLVGFDRDSYVLSSKVGRVLDPNDEATGEDDIYVEVPPYDVVFDFSRDGVLRSVEESLNRLGLERLDIALLHDPDDHWEQAIGEAFPALAELRSQGVVGAIGAGMNQWEMPARFAREGDFDCFLLAGRYTLLDHSGLDEFLPLCESKQISVILGGPYNSGVLASELGPDTTYFYQRTPPEVLETARQIKAVCDSHGVPLKAAALQFGLAHPAIAATIPGPRTPAEVEENVEMAGFEIPASLWSDLKSEGLIPSEAPTPSLT, encoded by the coding sequence ATGGGCGGTCTATTCACCCCCGTCGGCGCACAGGCCGCAGTCGACTCAGTCAGACGTGGTTATGAGCTAGGCATCCGTTTCTTCGATACGGCGCCTCTGTATGGTCGCGGCAAGAGCGAGCGATTCTATGGAGAGGGCCTGGTTGGATTCGATCGAGACAGCTATGTGCTGTCCTCGAAAGTTGGTAGAGTGCTCGATCCCAACGACGAGGCTACAGGCGAGGACGACATCTACGTCGAGGTTCCTCCGTACGATGTAGTCTTTGACTTCAGCAGGGACGGCGTTTTGCGCTCCGTTGAGGAAAGCCTTAACCGTCTTGGGCTTGAACGACTTGATATTGCGCTGTTACACGATCCAGACGACCACTGGGAACAGGCTATTGGCGAGGCGTTTCCGGCGCTCGCGGAGCTACGCTCCCAGGGTGTCGTTGGGGCAATCGGCGCTGGTATGAACCAGTGGGAGATGCCTGCGCGGTTTGCACGCGAAGGCGATTTCGACTGCTTCCTGCTCGCCGGGAGGTACACTCTGCTGGACCACTCCGGGTTGGACGAGTTCCTGCCCTTGTGCGAGTCGAAGCAGATCAGTGTGATCCTTGGCGGCCCATACAACAGTGGGGTGCTGGCATCTGAGCTGGGGCCGGATACGACGTATTTCTACCAGCGGACGCCGCCGGAAGTGCTGGAAACTGCAAGGCAGATCAAGGCTGTATGCGACAGCCATGGCGTCCCGCTAAAGGCGGCGGCTCTCCAGTTTGGGCTTGCTCATCCCGCAATAGCCGCGACGATTCCTGGCCCTCGAACACCCGCTGAGGTTGAAGAGAACGTTGAGATGGCGGGGTTCGAGATCCCAGCATCTCTCTGGTCAGACCTCAAGTCTGAAGGCCTGATTCCATCGGAGGCACCGACACCGTCATTGACGTGA
- a CDS encoding SDR family oxidoreductase: MGNLLEGKVAIVTGSGRGIGAGIAKLFGAEGAKVVVNDIGGAVDGTGTSAAPADEVVTEIKDAGGEAVANYDSVATMEGGENIVKTALDSFGKLDIVVTPAGILRDRMVFNMTEQEWDDVIAVHMKGTFTVSKFACILFRQQRSGCIITFSSTSGLYGNSGQSNYGAAKDGIAGFTRAIARDMGRYGARVNGISPGANSRMTATVPDSARAIRASSGIQGASGPRALELRREPEDIAPFVTWLASDEAKDVNGYLFHVTGGEISLMNNPEPARTLHKSGRWSVEEIAAMFPGTLGMDMVNPAPRQAPRE, encoded by the coding sequence ATGGGAAATCTACTTGAAGGCAAAGTGGCCATCGTCACCGGATCGGGGCGAGGCATCGGAGCTGGAATAGCCAAGCTCTTTGGAGCAGAGGGCGCCAAGGTGGTTGTGAACGACATCGGCGGAGCCGTTGATGGTACAGGCACTTCTGCTGCGCCCGCCGACGAAGTGGTAACTGAAATCAAGGACGCAGGCGGCGAAGCCGTGGCGAACTACGACTCAGTAGCCACCATGGAGGGCGGAGAGAACATCGTCAAGACAGCCCTCGACAGCTTCGGCAAGCTCGACATAGTCGTAACGCCAGCTGGGATCCTGAGGGACCGCATGGTGTTCAACATGACCGAACAGGAGTGGGACGACGTGATCGCCGTCCATATGAAGGGTACATTCACTGTTTCGAAGTTTGCGTGCATTCTGTTCAGACAGCAGCGAAGTGGGTGCATTATCACCTTTTCGTCCACGTCAGGATTGTACGGCAACTCCGGGCAGTCGAACTACGGTGCTGCCAAGGATGGCATTGCCGGGTTCACACGAGCCATTGCGCGGGACATGGGCCGCTACGGTGCCAGGGTAAACGGAATATCCCCAGGGGCGAATTCTCGGATGACCGCTACTGTGCCGGACTCGGCGCGAGCGATCAGGGCCTCCTCAGGCATTCAGGGCGCGTCCGGCCCCAGGGCACTCGAACTCAGGCGTGAGCCTGAAGACATCGCCCCGTTCGTGACGTGGCTCGCTTCGGACGAGGCCAAGGACGTCAACGGATACCTCTTCCACGTGACAGGCGGCGAGATCTCGCTCATGAACAACCCAGAGCCTGCACGCACTCTGCACAAGAGTGGACGCTGGTCTGTTGAAGAAATAGCGGCGATGTTCCCCGGCACGCTGGGTATGGACATGGTTAACCCGGCGCCTCGCCAGGCTCCTCGGGAGTAA
- a CDS encoding SDR family oxidoreductase, which translates to MPNTLTDKVAIVTGAGRGIGRGIALTMAAEGAKVIVNDLGGAVDGSGASSSPADEVVAEIKANGGEAVANYESVATMEGGEAIVQSALDNYGQLDIVVTVAGILRDRMIFNMTEDEWDDVIDVHLKGTFTVVKFASILFRQQRSGRIITFASESGLFGNTGQGNYAAAKSGIAGFTKVVARDLGRYGVTANSICPRASSRMTATVPDVAREMRSGRDEGRDAPTPQGPMDPDDIAPFVSYLASDFADNVNGQTFLVYGGTITLLSLPRRVRTIFQDDQWTLDQLVELVPQQITRGLPNPSPPQPPRQ; encoded by the coding sequence ATGCCGAATACTTTGACTGACAAGGTGGCCATCGTCACAGGCGCTGGCCGCGGTATCGGACGAGGGATTGCGCTTACGATGGCGGCCGAGGGCGCCAAGGTGATCGTGAACGACCTCGGCGGTGCCGTTGATGGTTCGGGGGCTTCAAGCAGCCCCGCTGACGAGGTCGTCGCCGAGATCAAGGCCAATGGCGGCGAGGCTGTCGCCAACTACGAGTCCGTAGCCACCATGGAAGGTGGAGAGGCCATCGTTCAAAGCGCGCTGGACAACTATGGACAGTTGGACATCGTCGTTACCGTCGCTGGAATCCTGCGCGACAGGATGATCTTCAACATGACCGAGGACGAGTGGGACGACGTGATTGACGTCCACCTGAAGGGGACGTTCACGGTCGTCAAATTCGCGTCTATTCTGTTCAGGCAGCAGCGCTCCGGTCGAATCATAACCTTCGCATCTGAGTCTGGCCTGTTCGGAAACACCGGGCAGGGCAATTACGCCGCTGCAAAGTCGGGCATCGCCGGATTCACCAAGGTAGTCGCGCGAGACCTCGGACGCTACGGCGTCACCGCAAACTCAATCTGCCCAAGAGCTTCTTCTCGAATGACGGCGACTGTGCCCGACGTTGCGAGGGAGATGCGTTCAGGTCGAGACGAGGGACGTGACGCCCCTACACCTCAGGGCCCGATGGACCCAGACGACATTGCGCCGTTCGTAAGCTACCTAGCGAGTGACTTCGCCGACAACGTCAATGGGCAGACGTTCCTTGTTTACGGGGGCACGATCACACTGCTTTCACTGCCAAGGCGCGTACGCACGATCTTCCAGGACGATCAGTGGACCTTGGACCAGCTTGTGGAGCTCGTACCGCAGCAGATCACGCGCGGTCTTCCGAACCCATCCCCTCCGCAACCGCCGCGGCAGTAG
- a CDS encoding NUDIX domain-containing protein, translating into MAGGDLIRHFTATGFVVRKECTALHWHRKVEAWLPPGGHIKENEDPVQAVLREVLEETGIEVEVVPTSPELNLNYPEQVLPPYTIMVEDIHDPVDGFHKHIDMIYFCRPTTDSPELAEGWRWVSKDELADLRPLADGKRPPEVPPDDVRLLGIRAIEHVTGLPGS; encoded by the coding sequence ATGGCAGGTGGAGACCTGATCAGGCACTTCACCGCCACGGGCTTCGTTGTACGCAAAGAGTGTACCGCACTGCACTGGCACCGCAAGGTCGAGGCGTGGCTGCCACCCGGGGGACACATCAAGGAAAACGAGGATCCTGTTCAGGCAGTACTGCGGGAGGTACTTGAGGAGACCGGAATCGAGGTTGAAGTGGTTCCTACGTCCCCTGAGTTGAATCTGAACTACCCGGAGCAGGTTCTGCCGCCGTACACGATCATGGTTGAGGACATTCACGACCCGGTGGATGGTTTTCACAAGCACATCGACATGATCTACTTCTGTCGCCCGACTACGGATTCTCCAGAATTGGCTGAGGGTTGGCGATGGGTGTCAAAGGACGAACTGGCGGACCTGCGCCCACTCGCCGACGGAAAACGGCCCCCTGAGGTGCCACCTGATGATGTCAGGCTGCTTGGTATCCGGGCCATCGAGCATGTGACCGGCTTGCCTGGCTCGTAG
- a CDS encoding DUF4349 domain-containing protein has protein sequence MPGNPGNPAAKVQAAPAQPAAAAPQAPAARPAPVKVEAQMASDDAISEAAAPAQLVTQRRIIIREVDMSLVVDEIQTAIDEIADLADGAGGWVVDSGRWALHGGSISIRVPADVLDDTIDELRVLATKVESENTSSRDVTDEYVDLGSRLKNQRATQEALLGLLERAATVEAALEVQRDLSRVQEEVERLSGRIKFLEESAAFSIIRVNLRLAPVEVTVDSGSDQTVAVHESVKFRATFSPPEGIEDYTITWDFGDATEPQTIYRTAPTQTPGELTTATVNHVYGSTIGSPFIAQVTITGTGEGGIVEGKDTITVSVSEVPVIEVFAGDWMEVEQNTEVPFSGSFTRPQGLTDVRYEWDFGDGLPPEEGELPEGTTRAFATHVYSDYRPQPYIARLTITAESEVGEIEATRIVEVVVREHLGFVVGGYDFAGSLKSAVRGLSELAQGALVALIWLVIFSPLWAVIGGVLWLIVRVWRRRRSRVEVHTVEQNVGSDS, from the coding sequence ATGCCCGGAAACCCGGGAAACCCGGCGGCGAAGGTCCAGGCTGCTCCCGCTCAGCCTGCTGCGGCTGCGCCTCAGGCACCGGCTGCCCGTCCTGCCCCGGTGAAGGTGGAGGCTCAGATGGCCTCAGACGACGCCATATCGGAGGCCGCAGCACCTGCGCAGCTCGTAACGCAACGGCGGATAATCATCCGAGAGGTTGATATGTCGCTGGTCGTGGATGAAATCCAGACGGCCATTGACGAAATTGCGGACCTTGCCGATGGAGCCGGCGGGTGGGTGGTTGACAGCGGCAGGTGGGCTCTGCACGGAGGTAGCATCAGTATCCGGGTGCCAGCGGACGTACTCGACGACACGATCGACGAACTACGAGTTCTCGCTACTAAGGTGGAATCTGAGAACACGAGCAGCAGGGACGTGACCGACGAGTACGTGGACCTCGGATCAAGGCTGAAGAATCAGCGGGCAACACAGGAAGCTCTGCTGGGGCTTCTCGAGCGGGCCGCGACAGTGGAGGCCGCCCTGGAAGTACAGCGGGACTTGTCCAGGGTTCAGGAAGAGGTGGAACGTCTTTCAGGGCGGATCAAGTTCCTGGAGGAGTCTGCAGCATTTTCCATAATCCGTGTGAACCTCAGACTTGCCCCAGTTGAGGTCACAGTTGACAGTGGATCTGACCAGACCGTTGCAGTCCACGAATCAGTCAAGTTCAGGGCGACATTCAGCCCACCAGAAGGCATTGAGGACTACACCATCACCTGGGACTTCGGAGATGCAACAGAACCTCAGACCATCTACAGGACGGCCCCTACTCAGACGCCCGGTGAGCTTACAACCGCGACCGTAAACCACGTGTACGGCAGCACTATCGGTTCGCCATTCATCGCGCAGGTGACGATCACGGGTACGGGTGAAGGGGGAATTGTAGAGGGGAAGGACACGATTACAGTCTCTGTGTCCGAGGTACCTGTGATTGAGGTATTTGCGGGAGACTGGATGGAGGTTGAGCAGAACACCGAAGTGCCCTTCTCGGGCTCATTCACGAGGCCGCAGGGGCTGACCGATGTCAGATATGAATGGGACTTTGGTGATGGCCTGCCACCCGAAGAGGGAGAGCTTCCAGAAGGCACGACTCGAGCCTTTGCGACTCATGTGTATAGCGACTATCGCCCGCAGCCCTACATCGCCCGACTGACTATCACCGCTGAGAGCGAGGTCGGGGAAATTGAGGCGACGCGCATAGTGGAAGTTGTGGTGAGAGAACATCTCGGCTTCGTGGTCGGAGGGTATGACTTCGCCGGCAGCCTCAAAAGCGCCGTCAGAGGGCTTTCAGAGCTTGCTCAGGGAGCGTTGGTTGCACTCATCTGGCTTGTGATCTTCTCGCCGCTCTGGGCGGTCATTGGCGGAGTCTTGTGGTTAATTGTCAGGGTGTGGAGAAGGCGCAGGAGCAGAGTTGAAGTCCACACCGTTGAACAGAACGTGGGCTCGGACTCCTGA